The Falco naumanni isolate bFalNau1 chromosome 1, bFalNau1.pat, whole genome shotgun sequence genome window below encodes:
- the LOC121094903 gene encoding LOW QUALITY PROTEIN: myosin regulatory light chain 2A, cardiac muscle isoform-like (The sequence of the model RefSeq protein was modified relative to this genomic sequence to represent the inferred CDS: inserted 1 base in 1 codon): MGLFLTQSGMYLLFQPXGRRGLPPRHLSQQHQRFCKAMAPKKAKKRIEGANSNVFSMFEQAQIQEFKEAFTIMDQNRDGFIDKADLRDTFAALGRLNVKNEEIDEMIKEAPGPINFTVFLTMFGEKLKGADPEETILNAFKVFDPEGKGLKSAYIKEMLMTQGERFSQEEVDQMFAAFPPDISGNLDYKNLVHIITHGEEKD; this comes from the exons ATGGGGTTATTTTTAACCCAGAGTGGAATGTATTTATTGTTTCAGC AGGGGAGGCGAGGACTGCCTCCGAGACACCTCTCGCAGCAACATCAGCGCTTCTGCAAAGCCATG GCACCCAAGAAAGCCAAGAAGAGGATCGAAGGTGCTAATTCCAATGTCTTCTCCATGTTCGAGCAGGCCCAGATCCAGGAATTTAAAGAG GCGTTCACCATCATGGACCAGAACCGGGATGGCTTCATCGACAAGGCAGATCTGAGAGACACGTTTGCTGCACTTG GACGCCTGAATGTGAAAAACGAGGAGATCGATGAGATGATCAAGGAGGCACCCGGCCCCATCAACTTCACTGTGTTCCTCACCATGTTTggagagaaactgaaag GTGCTGACCCAGAGGAGACAATCCTGAATGCATTCAAGGTGTTCGATCCAGAGGGGAAAGGCCTGAAATCTGCCTA CATCAAAGAAATGCTGATGACGCAGGGCGAGAGGTTTTCCCAGGAAGAG GTCGATCAGATGTTCGCAGCCTTCCCTCCGGACATTTCTGGCAACCTGGACTACAAAAACCTTGTCCACATCATTACGCACGGTGAAGAGAAGGACTAG
- the LOC121094912 gene encoding coiled-coil domain-containing protein 63-like isoform X1: MMDSKWGEPSLEQKVLDVPAMEKKKVSEAEFRRLQREFQRAAEKRKSYSANVRQQMQAQEKEIASLTQERKEVLLTPSQIPSPRNRMRDERNCTGLQGLLQTKYQCDSLIKDRKALLAELDKEILELEKKMARQNRAAVKAKQANSSKQLQKQIETLELHLNNVTVHFHTILSRNKELREEIEKLQIQKALLGKLSLKLHKKLAQQRRRMNTAAEQCTQGYKQRMGALARTAALNKRHIEDTVQRNVELQERKRALEKENKLKNFMLTKSRDRSELEEVAKKRKALKAAQRAKQSQMESFESQEVAYRRLLELAEDGNFDRLVDNFIEKEGKNFASFIYITELNNEMEKMKQRIKDVQNEITTLMMDQEDAETGNFHVLQELEEKLAETTREANWCEERCKESSRVLGQIKCGVEALLKVIGGDATKTTEQLGEDGQITDGNLTRILGLVEKETNELLLMESVLRYTRAEGSQPAQPFANPLLGTTSLPWVMDRARLCPPPPALDSTPADIAAWEVPLGHGQLHQLVLQSCKKELGHAAAAAKKGSKSLEE, encoded by the exons ATGATGGACTCAAAG TGGGGAGAGCCCTCTCTGGAGCAGAAGGTTTTGGACGTGCCCGcgatggagaaaaaaaaggtgtctgAAGCCGAGTTCAGGAGACTGCAGAGAGAGTTTCAGAGAGCAGCGGAGAAGAGGAAATCTTACAGTGCCAACGTGAGGCAGCAAATGCAGGCTCAGGA aaaagaaatagcgTCGCTGACTCAAGAACGCAAAGAGGTGTTATTAACGCCGAGCCAGATCCCATCCCCAAGAAACAGGATGCGGGATGAGAGGAATTGCACGGGGCTCCAAGGCCTTTTGCAGACCAAATATCAGTGTGATTCCCTgattaaagacagaaaagcccTGTTAGCTGAGCTGGACAAGGAG ATActagagctggaaaaaaagatggcGAGGCAAAACCGGGCAGCAGTGAAGGCGAAGCAAGCAAACAGTAGcaaacagctgcaaaagcagattGAGACACTGGAGCTGCATCTAAACAAC GTCACCGTCCATTTCCATACCATCCTGTCCAGAAACAAAGAGCTCCGAGAAGAGATTGAAAAGCTGCAAATCCAGAAAGCTCTTTTGGGCAAGCTCTCCTTGAAGCTCCATAAGAAGCTGgctcagcagaggagaaggatgAACACTGCCGCTGAGCAGTGCACACAAGGCTACAAGCAGCG GATGGGGGCTCTGGCAAGGACTGCAGCCTTGAACAAAAGACACATAGAAGACACAGTCCAGCGCAATGTTGAGCTGCAGGAGCGGAAGCGTGCCCTTGAAAAGgagaacaaactgaaaaacttcATGCTGACCAAGTCCAGAGATCGCTCGGAATTGGAGGAAGTggccaaaaagagaaaag CCCTGAAGGCAGCCCAGCGGGCCAAGCAGAGCCAAATGGAGAGCTTTGAGAGCCAGGAGGTGGCTTACAGGCgcctgctggagctggcagaggacgGGAACTTTGACCGCCTGGTGGATAACTTCATcgaaaaggaggggaagaacTTTGCCTCCTTCATCTACATCACTGAGCTGAACAACGAGATGGAGAAGATGAAGCAGAGGATCAAGGATGTCCAG AACGAAATTACGACCCTTATGATGGACCAGGAGGACGCAGAGACCGGCAACTTCCAtgtcctgcaggagctggag GAAAAACTAGCGGAAACCACGAGGGAAGCCAACTGGTGCGAAGAGAGATGCAAAGAGAGCAGCAGAGTCCTGGGCCAGATCAAATGTGGCGTGGAGGCCCTTTTGAAAGTAATCGGTGGCGATGCTACAAAGACAACGGAGCAGCTTGGAGAAGATGGGCAGATCACGGATGGGAATCTGACGCGGATTTTAG GTCTCGTGGAGAAGGAGACCAACGAGCTCCTGCTGATGGAGAGCGTCCTGCGCTACACGCGGGCTGAGGGCTCGCAGCCGGCCCAGCCCTTCGCCAACCCGCTCCTGGGCACCACCAGCCTCCCGTGGGTGATGGATCGGGCCCGGctctgcccgccgccccccgccctggACAGCACCCCCGCCGACATCGCCGCCT GGGAGGTGCCGCTGGGCCACGGGCAGCTGCACCAGCTGGTCCTCCAGAGCTGCAAGAAGGAGCTGGGCCACGCTGCCGCTGCCGCCAAGAAGGGGAGCAAGAGCCTCGAGGAGTGA
- the LOC121094912 gene encoding coiled-coil domain-containing protein 63-like isoform X2, producing the protein MRDERNCTGLQGLLQTKYQCDSLIKDRKALLAELDKEILELEKKMARQNRAAVKAKQANSSKQLQKQIETLELHLNNVTVHFHTILSRNKELREEIEKLQIQKALLGKLSLKLHKKLAQQRRRMNTAAEQCTQGYKQRMGALARTAALNKRHIEDTVQRNVELQERKRALEKENKLKNFMLTKSRDRSELEEVAKKRKALKAAQRAKQSQMESFESQEVAYRRLLELAEDGNFDRLVDNFIEKEGKNFASFIYITELNNEMEKMKQRIKDVQNEITTLMMDQEDAETGNFHVLQELEEKLAETTREANWCEERCKESSRVLGQIKCGVEALLKVIGGDATKTTEQLGEDGQITDGNLTRILGLVEKETNELLLMESVLRYTRAEGSQPAQPFANPLLGTTSLPWVMDRARLCPPPPALDSTPADIAAWEVPLGHGQLHQLVLQSCKKELGHAAAAAKKGSKSLEE; encoded by the exons ATGCGGGATGAGAGGAATTGCACGGGGCTCCAAGGCCTTTTGCAGACCAAATATCAGTGTGATTCCCTgattaaagacagaaaagcccTGTTAGCTGAGCTGGACAAGGAG ATActagagctggaaaaaaagatggcGAGGCAAAACCGGGCAGCAGTGAAGGCGAAGCAAGCAAACAGTAGcaaacagctgcaaaagcagattGAGACACTGGAGCTGCATCTAAACAAC GTCACCGTCCATTTCCATACCATCCTGTCCAGAAACAAAGAGCTCCGAGAAGAGATTGAAAAGCTGCAAATCCAGAAAGCTCTTTTGGGCAAGCTCTCCTTGAAGCTCCATAAGAAGCTGgctcagcagaggagaaggatgAACACTGCCGCTGAGCAGTGCACACAAGGCTACAAGCAGCG GATGGGGGCTCTGGCAAGGACTGCAGCCTTGAACAAAAGACACATAGAAGACACAGTCCAGCGCAATGTTGAGCTGCAGGAGCGGAAGCGTGCCCTTGAAAAGgagaacaaactgaaaaacttcATGCTGACCAAGTCCAGAGATCGCTCGGAATTGGAGGAAGTggccaaaaagagaaaag CCCTGAAGGCAGCCCAGCGGGCCAAGCAGAGCCAAATGGAGAGCTTTGAGAGCCAGGAGGTGGCTTACAGGCgcctgctggagctggcagaggacgGGAACTTTGACCGCCTGGTGGATAACTTCATcgaaaaggaggggaagaacTTTGCCTCCTTCATCTACATCACTGAGCTGAACAACGAGATGGAGAAGATGAAGCAGAGGATCAAGGATGTCCAG AACGAAATTACGACCCTTATGATGGACCAGGAGGACGCAGAGACCGGCAACTTCCAtgtcctgcaggagctggag GAAAAACTAGCGGAAACCACGAGGGAAGCCAACTGGTGCGAAGAGAGATGCAAAGAGAGCAGCAGAGTCCTGGGCCAGATCAAATGTGGCGTGGAGGCCCTTTTGAAAGTAATCGGTGGCGATGCTACAAAGACAACGGAGCAGCTTGGAGAAGATGGGCAGATCACGGATGGGAATCTGACGCGGATTTTAG GTCTCGTGGAGAAGGAGACCAACGAGCTCCTGCTGATGGAGAGCGTCCTGCGCTACACGCGGGCTGAGGGCTCGCAGCCGGCCCAGCCCTTCGCCAACCCGCTCCTGGGCACCACCAGCCTCCCGTGGGTGATGGATCGGGCCCGGctctgcccgccgccccccgccctggACAGCACCCCCGCCGACATCGCCGCCT GGGAGGTGCCGCTGGGCCACGGGCAGCTGCACCAGCTGGTCCTCCAGAGCTGCAAGAAGGAGCTGGGCCACGCTGCCGCTGCCGCCAAGAAGGGGAGCAAGAGCCTCGAGGAGTGA